From Abyssibius alkaniclasticus:
GCGCAAATCTTCAAGCGCCGCCTCGTCGCCAGCCGCGCCGACCGCGCCCAGAATTCGTGTTTTCAGCTCTGCAATATCGTCCATAACCCGCCTGCCTCAAAATCCGCTTCACGCCTATCAGAAACAGCGGCGATTGCAAGGCGAAGGGCGCGTTAAGCCCTCGTTAACCCTGATGGTGCAAAGTTAAAATTGCGTAAAGATAGGGCGTTTATTTATGATCATAACCGGCACAGCCGCGGGCGAAACCCTGCCAGACACCATGCGCCGCGACAAGCTGAGCGGCGGTGACGGGGCCGATATTTTCGCGCTGAACCGCGACAACAAGCGCGATTTCATCCTCGATTTCGCCGATGGTTTTGACAAGATCGACCTCAGCGCCTTTCGCGTGACCTTTGACGAGGTGTTCATCAAGCGCATTTCGGCCGACACTTTCGTCTTCACCATTCGCGGCGAAAGCAACAATGTCACCTTCGCGCCCACGCTTGGCGGCCCGATCGGGCTGAGCGCCGATGACTTCATCTTCGACCCCGGTGCCGCCCCGCCCAGCGTGAACCTCATCTCCGACACCGCAGCCAAGGACAAGCTGTTCGGCACCTCGCGCCCGGATGTGTTTTTGTTCAACCCCGATGGCACGCGCGACGCGGTGCGCAATTTCGAACTGGGCAAAGACCAGATCGATTTGCAAACCTTTGATACGAATTTCGGCGCGCTGGTCATGGTCGATGTCCGGCCCGGTCGTGTGCGGCTGGAACTGACAACCGAACTGGGCACCGAGGCCATCTTCGTCACCGACGGGTCCAAAGCCTTTACATCGGCCGATTTCGGGGCGGATGATTTCATTTTCTGACACGAAAAACCCGCCACTTGCGCGGCGGGTTTTCACAATTCAACAGCCTGCGGGCCTTAGGCCAGTGCAGCCTTGGCGCGCGCGGCGATATCGTTGAACGCGGCAGGTTCGGTCACGGCCAGATCGGCCAGAACCTTGCGGTCCACTTCAATACCGGCCAGCGCCAGCCCGTTGATGAAGCGCGAATAGGTCAGCTTTTCATCAAAGGCACGCACGGCGGCGTTGATCCGCTGAATCCACAGCGCGCGGAAATTCCGCTTGCGCACCTTACGGTCGCGCGTTGCATATTGCATCGCCTTGTCAACCGACTGGGTGGCCGTGCGGAAATTGCGCGAACGTGCGCCGTAATGGCCCTTGGCGGCCTTGATAACCTTGCGGTGACGGGCGTGTGTGACTACGCCGCTCTTGACTCTCGACATCTCTCGGCCCTCCTAGCGGTGATACGGCATGTATGTTTTCACGATGGCTTCATCCGCCGCGCAAAGCGTGGTCGTGCCACGTGCGTTACGAATGAATTTCTTCGTGCGTTTGATCATGCCGTGGCGTTTGCCGGCCTGAGCGGCAACAATGCGACCCGTCGCAGTTACCTTGAAGCGCTTCTTGGCGCTCGATTTGGTCTTCATCTTGGGCATTTCAATCTCCTGTCAGGATGACGCATTCAAGCACGACTCGGCAGCCCTTTCGGCCGGTCGCACCGGTGGAGCGCGCCTGATACTAGGCGCGCGGGGCTTTTGCAAGCCCTATCAGAAGGTTCTGCCAATCAGTTTGAACAGGGCATTGGGCACATCGGCGGGCATCATGCCGCCCGGTTGCAGCGTATTGGCATAGACCAGCAGGCCGCCGCCAACCGCAAAGATCAGCACACCAACCCCGATGGGCTTGCGCGTGGTGACCGAGGCAAAGAATTTGATAAGCCCGATGATCAGCAGAAAGCTGCCACCAAGAATGAAGATTTCATAGTCTGACATAGCAGCCTTCCCCCCATATCGCCGTTATTCGACTTCCCCGGCGAAAATAAGCTCTTCCTGCACAGGCGCAACGCGCAAGATATTCGTGCTGCCGGGTGTATTGAACGGCACACCCGCTGTCACCACGATCTTGTCGCCATCCACGCCGAACCCATAGGCACGCGCCGCGCGCACTGCAAGCACAACGGCCTTCTTGAAGCGGTCAACCTCTTCGGTGACAACACAATGCAGCCCCCAGGACAGGGCCAGCCGCCGCGCTGTGCGCATGAGCGGGGTCAGCGCGATGATCGGCACGCTGGGGCGTTCGCGCGCGGCCAGCAGCGCCGTGGTGCCGGAATGGGTGAAACAGGCAATGGCCGAAACTTCGGTGGTTTCGGCCACTTCGCGGGCGGCCACGGTAATGGCATCGGCCACGCGGTGGCGCGCCGGTGTGCGGCTGGCTTCGATCACCTGGCGGTAAATCGTGTCGGCCTCAACCGATTCTGCGACATTGCTCATCGTGGTCACGGCCTCGATCGGGTAATCGCCGGCGGCACTTTCCGCGCTCAGCATCACCGCATCGGCGCCCTCATAAATCGCCTGTGCAACATCGGAAACCTCGGCGCGGGTCGGCACGGGCGACGTGATCATGCTTTCCATCATCTGCGTGGCCACAATCACCGGCTTGCCGACATTGCGGCAGGCGCGCACCAGCCGTTTCTGAATGGGCGGCAGCGCATGAACGGGCAGTTCCACGCCCAGATCGCCGCGCGCAACCATGATCCCGTCCGAGGCGGCAAGAATATCGTCAAACGCCTTCACGGCGGCGGGTTTTTCGATTTTCGCCACAATCGCGGCGCGGCCTTTTACCAGCGCGCGCGCCTCGGTCACATCGGCGGCGCGCTGCACGAAAGACAGGGCCAGCCAGTCAACGCCAAGCTCGCAGACAAATTCCAGATCCGTGCGGTCTTTGTCCGACAGGGCGGCCAGCGGCAGCACCACATCGGGCACATTCACGCCCTTGCGGTTGGAGATTTCGCCCCCAACCTCTACCACGGTTTCGGCAAAATCATCGCCGCGCGCGGTCACGCGCACGCGCAGTTTGCCATCATTGATCAGCAGGTTGGAACCAACTTCGAGCGCTTGCAGAATTTCCGGGTGCGGCAGGTTCACGCGCCGCGCATCGCCAGGGGCTTTATCAAGGTCAAAGCGGAACGGCGCGCCTTCTTCCAGCATTTCACTGCCATTGGCAAAGGTGCCGCAGCGCAGTTTTGGCCCCTGCAAATCGGCCAGAATCGCAATCGGGCGGCCACGTTCTGCCTCGATCTCGCGAATGAAGGCGTGGCGCGCGCGAATTTCTTCATGGCTGCCGTGGCTCATGTTCAGACGAAACACATCGGCCCCGGCCATGAACAGATTGTCGATCATTTCCTTGCTGCTGGATGCGGGCCCCAGCGTCGCTACGATTTTGACATTGCGCTTACGGCGAATGTTGTCGGTCATTCAGGTCTGCTTTCACTCAAAATTTGGGGCCTTACCGCCTTATAGCGCAAGGATCGGGGCTTGTCCGAATAAATTCTGATGCGCCGCCGAGGCTTGCAAATTGCCGCGCCAATGCCCAAAACAAGCGCAAAGCTGCAAGGATAATCCATGTCTGAACCCGCCGTCTTTGCCGAAAACCAAGAAGGTGCCGCGCCGGTTCTGGTGCTGTGCGACCATGCAACAAACCGTGTGCCGCCTTGCGTGAACGGTGGCAGCCTTGGCATTTGCGCGGCCGATATGAACCGGCATATTGCCTTTGATATCGGGGCCTTGGCGGTTGCGCGCCTGCTGGCCGCCACGCTCGATGCCCCGCTGCTTGCAACGAATTTTTCGCGCCTGGTGATCGACCCGAACCGTGGCGAGGATGACCCGACCCTGCTGATGAAGCTGTATGACGGCACGATCATCGAAGGCAACCGCCATGCCGATGCCACCG
This genomic window contains:
- the rplT gene encoding 50S ribosomal protein L20 gives rise to the protein MSRVKSGVVTHARHRKVIKAAKGHYGARSRNFRTATQSVDKAMQYATRDRKVRKRNFRALWIQRINAAVRAFDEKLTYSRFINGLALAGIEVDRKVLADLAVTEPAAFNDIAARAKAALA
- the rpmI gene encoding 50S ribosomal protein L35 codes for the protein MPKMKTKSSAKKRFKVTATGRIVAAQAGKRHGMIKRTKKFIRNARGTTTLCAADEAIVKTYMPYHR
- the pyk gene encoding pyruvate kinase — its product is MRRKRNVKIVATLGPASSSKEMIDNLFMAGADVFRLNMSHGSHEEIRARHAFIREIEAERGRPIAILADLQGPKLRCGTFANGSEMLEEGAPFRFDLDKAPGDARRVNLPHPEILQALEVGSNLLINDGKLRVRVTARGDDFAETVVEVGGEISNRKGVNVPDVVLPLAALSDKDRTDLEFVCELGVDWLALSFVQRAADVTEARALVKGRAAIVAKIEKPAAVKAFDDILAASDGIMVARGDLGVELPVHALPPIQKRLVRACRNVGKPVIVATQMMESMITSPVPTRAEVSDVAQAIYEGADAVMLSAESAAGDYPIEAVTTMSNVAESVEADTIYRQVIEASRTPARHRVADAITVAAREVAETTEVSAIACFTHSGTTALLAARERPSVPIIALTPLMRTARRLALSWGLHCVVTEEVDRFKKAVVLAVRAARAYGFGVDGDKIVVTAGVPFNTPGSTNILRVAPVQEELIFAGEVE